The following are encoded together in the Pseudoxanthobacter soli DSM 19599 genome:
- a CDS encoding DUF72 domain-containing protein: protein MGTGDIEKGDTRGTGDIRIGISGWTYAPWRGAFYPRGLPRKRELAHAARTFRAIEINGTFYGLQTPDIFARWVDETPDDFMFAVKAPRFMTHIKRLREPEVPLANFLASGVLRLGGKLGPILWQLPPSLAFEPDVLEAFLAALPHDGAAAAERAKRHDDHLKARAWLQADSGLRLRHALEIRHDSFVVPAFVEMLRRHGVALVCADTVEWPRLMDVTADFVYCRLHGSEELYRSGYKGEALDRWAKRVRAWSEGAPPEDGRFAAPDPAKPGPRDVFFFFDNTDKLRAPEDARALMERLGQPVVPQEA from the coding sequence ATGGGAACGGGCGATATCGAAAAGGGCGACACCAGGGGAACGGGCGATATCAGGATCGGGATCTCCGGGTGGACCTACGCGCCCTGGCGCGGCGCCTTCTATCCCCGGGGACTGCCGCGGAAGCGCGAACTCGCCCACGCCGCCCGGACATTTCGCGCGATCGAGATCAACGGAACGTTCTATGGGCTGCAGACACCCGACATCTTCGCGCGCTGGGTGGACGAGACGCCGGACGACTTCATGTTCGCCGTCAAGGCGCCCCGATTCATGACGCACATAAAGCGCCTGCGCGAGCCGGAGGTGCCGCTGGCGAACTTCCTCGCCTCGGGCGTGCTGCGGCTCGGCGGCAAACTCGGCCCGATCCTGTGGCAGCTCCCGCCGAGCCTTGCCTTCGAGCCGGATGTGCTGGAGGCCTTTCTCGCGGCTCTGCCGCACGACGGCGCCGCCGCCGCCGAACGTGCGAAGAGACACGACGATCATCTCAAGGCGCGCGCGTGGCTGCAGGCGGATTCGGGCTTGCGGCTGCGTCACGCGCTCGAAATCCGCCACGACAGCTTCGTCGTTCCGGCCTTCGTGGAGATGCTGCGCCGGCACGGCGTGGCACTGGTCTGTGCCGATACCGTCGAATGGCCCCGTCTGATGGATGTGACGGCGGACTTCGTCTATTGCCGCCTCCACGGGTCTGAAGAGCTCTATCGAAGCGGCTACAAGGGGGAGGCGCTCGACCGGTGGGCGAAGCGGGTCAGGGCCTGGTCGGAAGGCGCGCCTCCCGAGGATGGCCGCTTCGCGGCCCCCGATCCTGCAAAGCCGGGGCCGCGCGACGTGTTCTTCTTCTTCGACAACACCGACAAGCTCCGCGCGCCGGAGGATGCCCGGGCGCTGATGGAGCGGCTCGGCCAGCCGGTGGTGCCGCAGGAGGCCTGA
- a CDS encoding DNA-3-methyladenine glycosylase: protein MVTAERLIGARFLFDGAGGIIVETEAYLRDDPASHSFRGPTRANAAMFGPPGHAYVYRSYGLHWCFNVVCAGHGAVLLRALAPETGLEAMATRRGGTSRLCSGPGRLTQALGIEGRHDGLDLRLPPFRFLERAERPEIVIGPRIGITRAADMPLRFGLAGSPFLSRPFPRP from the coding sequence GTGGTGACGGCCGAAAGGCTGATCGGGGCGCGGTTCCTGTTCGACGGCGCCGGCGGCATCATCGTCGAGACCGAGGCCTATCTGCGGGACGATCCCGCATCCCACAGCTTCCGCGGACCGACGCGCGCCAATGCTGCGATGTTCGGTCCGCCGGGCCATGCCTACGTCTACCGTTCCTACGGCCTGCACTGGTGCTTCAACGTGGTGTGCGCCGGCCATGGCGCCGTGTTGCTGCGGGCGCTCGCCCCGGAAACGGGGCTGGAGGCGATGGCGACGCGGCGCGGCGGGACGTCCCGGCTCTGCTCCGGACCGGGGCGACTGACCCAGGCGCTCGGCATCGAGGGTCGCCACGATGGCCTCGACCTGCGCCTGCCGCCATTCCGGTTCCTCGAACGTGCGGAGCGGCCGGAGATCGTGATCGGCCCACGGATCGGCATCACCCGCGCGGCGGACATGCCGCTGCGATTCGGCCTTGCCGGCTCCCCCTTCCTCAGCCGGCCGTTTCCTCGTCCTTAG
- a CDS encoding Ku protein, which yields MAQRVFWKGYLKLSLVTCPVAMTPATSESNKVRFHTLNRRTGNRVVSRYLDAGTGKPVDEDDEVKGYPRGEDDYVMLEDEELEAVALESTRTIDIERFAPADSIGWIWYDTPHYLSPSDKVGTEAFSVIRDAMAATGTVGISRLVLYRREHAVLIEPRDRGMVLWTLRAGDEVRDEAVYFDRLDADQPDEDGIDLVTALIDARTRLWDPKMVHDPVQDRLLDIIAAKRDVGKRRAAPREAAPERPAGDVNIMEALRRSLAAETGSNKPGAAAPAKKAARGGDRRAAGRRR from the coding sequence ATGGCACAGCGCGTCTTCTGGAAGGGCTACCTGAAGCTTTCACTGGTGACTTGTCCAGTCGCGATGACACCGGCGACGTCCGAGAGCAACAAGGTCCGGTTCCACACCCTCAACCGCAGGACCGGCAACCGCGTCGTCAGCCGCTATCTCGATGCAGGCACCGGCAAGCCCGTCGACGAGGACGACGAGGTGAAGGGCTATCCTCGCGGCGAGGACGACTATGTCATGCTGGAGGACGAGGAACTGGAGGCCGTCGCGCTCGAGAGCACGCGCACGATCGATATCGAGCGGTTCGCCCCGGCCGACAGCATCGGCTGGATCTGGTACGACACGCCGCATTACCTCTCCCCGAGCGACAAGGTCGGGACCGAGGCATTTTCCGTCATCCGCGACGCCATGGCCGCGACGGGCACGGTCGGCATCTCGCGTCTCGTGCTCTATCGCCGCGAGCACGCCGTCCTGATCGAGCCGAGAGATCGCGGCATGGTGCTTTGGACGCTGCGCGCGGGCGACGAGGTGCGTGACGAGGCCGTCTATTTCGACCGCCTCGATGCGGATCAGCCCGACGAGGACGGCATCGATCTCGTGACCGCGCTGATCGACGCGCGAACCCGGCTGTGGGATCCGAAGATGGTGCACGATCCGGTGCAGGACCGGCTGCTCGATATCATCGCCGCGAAGCGGGACGTCGGCAAACGCCGCGCCGCTCCGCGTGAAGCCGCACCCGAGCGCCCGGCAGGCGACGTCAACATCATGGAAGCGCTGCGCCGCAGCCTGGCGGCCGAGACCGGGTCGAACAAGCCCGGCGCCGCTGCGCCGGCGAAGAAGGCCGCCCGGGGCGGCGACCGCCGCGCAGCCGGGCGTCGGCGCTGA
- a CDS encoding KGG domain-containing protein, translated as MANTQNRGFASMDQDKQREIAAKGGASVPDEKRSFSKDHDLAAEAGRKGGENSHGSRQQSASNPDDRQQGNRQQGDQSRSGGSQQSASGGDHRQQGGHRGGSGNFAEDRERASEAGRKGGQH; from the coding sequence ATGGCAAATACTCAGAATCGTGGCTTCGCTTCGATGGACCAGGACAAGCAGCGCGAGATCGCGGCCAAGGGCGGCGCGAGCGTGCCCGACGAGAAGCGCAGCTTCTCCAAGGATCACGACCTGGCGGCTGAGGCCGGCCGCAAGGGTGGCGAGAACAGCCACGGCAGCCGTCAGCAGTCGGCGTCCAACCCGGACGATCGCCAGCAAGGCAATCGCCAGCAGGGCGACCAGAGCCGGAGCGGCGGCAGCCAGCAATCGGCCTCCGGCGGCGACCACAGGCAGCAGGGTGGCCATCGCGGCGGCTCCGGCAACTTCGCCGAGGACCGCGAGCGGGCCTCCGAGGCGGGCCGCAAGGGCGGCCAGCACTGA
- a CDS encoding NRAMP family divalent metal transporter, producing the protein MSLEADDGPRRPRAAETKPAGGILARLGPGLITGAADDDPSGIATYSQAGAQFGFGMLWTMALTYPLMAAVQLVSARIGRVTGAGLAANLAAVLPRPAVLGLLALLFCANTINIGANLAAMGAASHLALGGNGHIYTLAFAVVSLGLQLFVPYRRYASYLKWLTFVLLAYVALLMVVHVDWKAALAGLLIPRVALDGDSLTMIVAIFGTTISPYLLFWQSSQEVEELRQHRRERPLGAAPEQAPVQLARIRLDTCVGMAVSNLVAIAIMIGTAATLNAKGPTHITSAADAAAALKPVAGNGAFVLFCVGIVGTGLLSIPVLAGSAAYALGECQGWKCGLEHKPWEAVPFYGIIVAATVVGIAVDFSPLDPMVALFWSAVVNGIVAVPVLAAMMWLAGRKDRMQGFIPPPVTRALGWATTLVMAAAAIAMAVL; encoded by the coding sequence GTGAGTCTCGAGGCCGACGACGGCCCCCGGCGCCCCCGCGCCGCCGAGACGAAACCGGCGGGCGGAATTCTCGCCCGCCTCGGCCCCGGTTTGATCACCGGGGCCGCCGACGACGATCCGAGCGGCATCGCCACCTACTCGCAGGCCGGGGCGCAGTTCGGCTTCGGCATGCTGTGGACCATGGCGCTGACGTATCCGCTGATGGCGGCCGTGCAGCTCGTCAGCGCGCGGATCGGCCGCGTGACCGGGGCCGGCCTCGCCGCCAATCTCGCGGCTGTGCTGCCGCGGCCGGCGGTGCTCGGGCTCTTGGCGCTGCTGTTCTGCGCCAACACCATCAACATCGGTGCCAACCTTGCCGCGATGGGGGCGGCCTCGCACCTCGCGCTCGGCGGCAACGGCCATATCTACACGCTGGCCTTTGCGGTTGTGTCGCTCGGCCTGCAGCTCTTCGTGCCCTATCGCCGCTATGCCTCCTATCTCAAATGGCTCACCTTCGTGCTGCTGGCCTATGTGGCGCTGCTGATGGTGGTTCACGTCGATTGGAAGGCCGCGCTCGCCGGGCTCCTGATCCCGCGCGTCGCCCTCGACGGCGACAGCCTCACCATGATCGTCGCGATCTTCGGCACCACCATCAGCCCCTACCTGCTGTTCTGGCAGAGCAGCCAGGAGGTGGAGGAACTGCGGCAGCACCGCCGCGAACGGCCGCTGGGTGCGGCACCGGAACAGGCGCCGGTGCAGCTCGCGCGTATCCGCCTCGACACCTGCGTCGGCATGGCCGTTTCCAACCTCGTCGCCATCGCGATCATGATCGGCACGGCCGCGACGCTCAACGCCAAGGGTCCGACGCACATCACTAGCGCGGCCGATGCAGCGGCGGCGCTGAAGCCGGTCGCGGGCAACGGCGCGTTCGTGCTGTTCTGCGTCGGCATCGTCGGCACCGGCCTGCTGTCGATCCCCGTCCTTGCCGGCTCGGCCGCCTACGCGCTCGGCGAATGCCAGGGCTGGAAGTGCGGCCTCGAACACAAGCCGTGGGAGGCGGTGCCGTTCTACGGCATCATCGTGGCCGCGACGGTGGTCGGGATCGCCGTCGATTTCTCGCCCCTCGACCCCATGGTGGCCCTGTTCTGGAGTGCCGTCGTCAACGGCATCGTCGCCGTGCCCGTTCTGGCGGCGATGATGTGGCTGGCCGGACGCAAGGACCGGATGCAGGGCTTCATTCCGCCGCCCGTCACCCGCGCCCTCGGCTGGGCGACCACCCTCGTCATGGCTGCTGCCGCCATCGCGATGGCGGTCCTGTAA
- a CDS encoding Ku protein: MAPRANWKGFLKVAEVTCPVALYTAASTSDRIAFHTLNRQTGNRVHRAFVDSENGAPVERDDQVKGFDIGGGEHIILEPDEVADAVPESDKTLSISAFIPCGEIDDVYLDRPYYLAPADARDNEAYALIRDGLRARKVAALARTVLFRRVRTLMIRAHNDGLIATTLNFDYEVRPAAEAFADIPDLKIEGEMLDLARHIIDTKAGSFDPSTFTDRYEAALADLVKAKIEGRKIKPAPRPKAAPTSDLLTALRQSAGVGAGKGERRSSAAGARHGRGAGGASRSAPKAAAGAQRRKAR, from the coding sequence ATGGCCCCGAGAGCGAACTGGAAAGGCTTTCTCAAGGTCGCGGAGGTGACCTGCCCCGTGGCACTCTATACGGCCGCCTCGACCTCGGACCGCATCGCCTTCCACACCCTCAACCGGCAGACCGGAAACCGCGTCCACCGCGCCTTCGTCGACAGCGAGAACGGCGCCCCGGTGGAACGCGACGACCAGGTGAAGGGGTTCGACATCGGCGGCGGCGAGCACATCATCCTCGAACCCGACGAAGTCGCAGACGCTGTGCCGGAGAGCGACAAGACGCTTTCGATCTCCGCTTTCATCCCGTGCGGCGAGATCGACGACGTCTATCTGGATCGCCCCTATTATCTCGCGCCGGCGGACGCGCGCGACAACGAGGCCTACGCGCTGATCCGCGACGGTCTGCGGGCGCGCAAGGTGGCGGCGCTCGCGCGCACCGTGCTGTTCCGGCGGGTGCGCACGCTGATGATCCGCGCGCACAACGACGGCCTGATCGCGACCACGCTGAACTTCGACTACGAGGTGCGGCCGGCCGCCGAAGCGTTCGCCGACATCCCCGACCTGAAGATCGAGGGCGAGATGCTCGATCTCGCCCGCCATATCATAGATACCAAAGCGGGGTCGTTCGACCCCTCGACGTTCACCGACCGCTACGAGGCGGCTCTGGCTGACCTGGTCAAGGCCAAGATCGAAGGGCGCAAGATCAAGCCCGCGCCACGGCCCAAGGCCGCGCCGACCTCGGATCTGCTGACCGCCCTGCGCCAGAGCGCCGGCGTTGGCGCAGGCAAGGGCGAGCGCAGGAGTTCCGCTGCCGGGGCCCGGCACGGCCGGGGCGCCGGAGGGGCTTCCAGGTCCGCGCCGAAGGCGGCAGCGGGCGCGCAACGGCGCAAGGCACGCTAA
- a CDS encoding SDR family oxidoreductase, which yields MTSPNAPENHPTPPFPKQHQPMPGRTAEMTPQPDHGETSYRGSGRLVGKKAVITGGDSGIGRAVAIAFAREGADVLIAYLNEDDDAEDTARLVEEAGRKAVLVPGDIQDPAHCRAIIDRAVSELGGIDILVNNAAHQATFADIADIDDEEWDLTFRVNIHAMFYLTKAAVAHMKPGSAIINTASINADAPNPGLLAYATTKGAIQNFTAGLAQMLAEKGIRANAVAPGPIWTPLIPSTMPEEAVAEFGSQVPMKRAGQPAELATTYVMLADPLSSYVSGATVAVTGGKPIL from the coding sequence ATGACCAGCCCGAACGCCCCCGAAAACCATCCGACGCCGCCCTTTCCGAAGCAGCACCAGCCGATGCCCGGCCGGACGGCGGAAATGACCCCGCAGCCCGATCACGGCGAGACGAGCTATCGCGGATCGGGCCGCCTCGTCGGCAAGAAGGCCGTCATCACGGGCGGCGACAGCGGCATCGGCCGCGCCGTCGCCATCGCCTTCGCGCGAGAGGGGGCGGACGTCCTCATCGCCTATTTGAACGAGGACGACGACGCCGAGGATACCGCCCGCCTCGTGGAAGAGGCCGGCCGCAAGGCCGTGCTCGTCCCCGGCGACATCCAGGACCCGGCCCACTGCCGTGCCATCATCGACCGCGCCGTGTCGGAGCTCGGTGGCATCGACATCCTCGTCAACAACGCGGCCCATCAGGCGACCTTCGCCGACATCGCCGATATCGACGACGAGGAGTGGGATCTCACCTTCCGGGTGAACATCCATGCCATGTTCTATCTGACCAAGGCGGCGGTTGCGCACATGAAGCCCGGCAGCGCCATCATCAACACCGCCTCTATCAATGCGGATGCGCCCAATCCGGGCCTGCTCGCCTATGCCACCACCAAGGGCGCGATCCAGAACTTCACGGCAGGCCTCGCGCAGATGCTGGCCGAGAAGGGCATTCGCGCCAATGCCGTTGCACCGGGCCCGATCTGGACACCGCTGATCCCCTCCACGATGCCGGAAGAAGCGGTCGCCGAATTCGGCTCCCAGGTGCCGATGAAGCGCGCAGGCCAGCCGGCCGAACTCGCCACCACCTACGTCATGCTCGCCGACCCGCTGTCGAGCTACGTTTCCGGCGCGACGGTCGCGGTCACCGGCGGAAAGCCGATCCTGTGA
- a CDS encoding Crp/Fnr family transcriptional regulator translates to MDAAQWERTLRQHSRAEGLAETVRLKAGESVTHDDGVYFPMDAVANLTLCKEAAHFQVGFAGNGDVIGIHRLLLPDFPPLGATVMRGGQALRIAQPVLDALLESDAVLRQRMKDYALRSTARFLAEAANAATLSLEKRVARWISLCREAVGSDEIAVTHQYIATALGVRRSGVTVALHILEGEHIIRSRRGRIEVLDPEALIAYSAADEQSNPSHPACP, encoded by the coding sequence ATGGATGCAGCCCAATGGGAGCGAACGCTTCGCCAACACAGCCGCGCGGAGGGTCTCGCCGAAACCGTCCGTCTCAAGGCCGGTGAGTCGGTCACCCACGACGACGGCGTTTATTTCCCGATGGATGCCGTGGCAAACCTGACCTTGTGCAAGGAAGCCGCCCACTTTCAGGTGGGTTTTGCCGGCAATGGCGACGTGATCGGCATTCATCGCCTGCTGCTGCCGGATTTCCCGCCTCTCGGCGCCACGGTGATGCGGGGCGGTCAGGCGCTTCGGATCGCGCAGCCGGTTCTGGATGCGCTTCTGGAGTCCGACGCCGTCCTGCGGCAGCGGATGAAGGACTACGCGCTGCGCTCGACCGCGCGGTTCCTGGCGGAGGCGGCGAACGCCGCGACACTCAGCCTCGAGAAGCGGGTGGCGCGGTGGATCTCGCTCTGCCGGGAGGCCGTGGGCTCTGACGAGATCGCCGTCACCCATCAATATATCGCGACCGCGCTCGGCGTTCGCCGTTCCGGCGTGACCGTGGCGCTCCATATCCTGGAGGGCGAGCATATCATCCGCTCCCGCCGCGGGCGCATCGAGGTGCTCGATCCGGAGGCGCTCATCGCCTACTCGGCCGCGGACGAGCAGTCGAACCCCTCGCACCCGGCCTGCCCGTGA
- a CDS encoding cysteine hydrolase family protein has translation MSRKQNRLKFGALDGGCAHVCVDMQRMFAEETDWKTPWMSRVLPNVTAVAAHRPADTVFTRFIPPRHAEDARGTWRRYYERWSSMTLEHLDPTMVGLVEPLAALVPPAAVVDKSVYSPWMTGTLHHRLRRMEATTVIITGCETDVCVLATVLGAVDRGYRVVIVTDALCSSSDETHDALMTLYDRRYGAQVEAVTTDIILDVWN, from the coding sequence ATGAGCAGGAAACAGAACAGGCTGAAATTCGGGGCGCTTGACGGTGGGTGCGCGCACGTCTGCGTCGACATGCAGCGAATGTTCGCCGAGGAAACCGACTGGAAGACGCCGTGGATGTCCCGCGTGCTCCCGAACGTCACCGCCGTCGCGGCGCACCGGCCGGCGGACACGGTGTTCACCCGCTTCATTCCGCCCCGCCATGCGGAGGACGCGCGCGGCACCTGGCGGCGCTATTACGAGCGATGGTCCTCGATGACGCTTGAGCATCTTGACCCCACCATGGTCGGCCTCGTCGAGCCGCTGGCTGCGCTCGTGCCCCCCGCGGCGGTGGTCGACAAGTCGGTCTATTCGCCCTGGATGACCGGTACGCTGCACCACCGGCTGAGGCGGATGGAGGCCACGACGGTCATCATCACCGGATGCGAGACCGATGTGTGCGTTCTCGCGACGGTGCTCGGCGCGGTCGATCGGGGATATCGCGTCGTCATCGTGACCGACGCGCTGTGCAGTTCCTCCGACGAGACCCACGATGCGCTGATGACGCTCTACGACCGGCGCTATGGCGCCCAGGTCGAAGCGGTGACGACCGACATCATCCTCGACGTCTGGAACTGA
- the ligD gene encoding DNA ligase D yields the protein MAETPAPLERYRRKRDFDATPEPRGGRTQRSRTKGAASGAGGSFVVQKHDARRLHYDFRLEMDGVLKSWAVTRGPSLVPGEKRLAVHVEDHPLDYGGFEGTIPKGQYGGGTVIVWDRGTWTPIGDPHKAYKKGHLEFELHGDKLAGRWHLVRMHGKPGETRENWLLIKGEDAFARTAEQVDVLEERPESVKTGRTIAEVADAAEGAPKTRRKAPGKTSAEPARTSAGKTSAAKTATTKTATTKTSASKASAAKAPAKKTRRKAAAPDGGAGADAAASKRPDSSALKGAREATLPDFVPPALATLVAKAPSGARWLHEIKFDGYRLEARIENGKVSLLTRSGLDWTEKFGADVVAALKALPAKTALIDGEMVVENDAGASDFSALQADLSAGRNDRFVFYAFDLLHLDGYDLTGAPLSARKDVLARLLPADGGKLRYSQHFEESGALVLQHACRLSLEGVVSKDRDAPYRSGRGRAGDKATWVKSKCSARQEFVIGGYVPSSTSRRAIGSLVLGVYDDGELRHVGRVGTGFSAAVAEDLFRRLEPMARKTSPFAGRLTAEESRHARFVEPELVAEVEFRAWTADHHLRHASFRGLRDDKPAREIVEEKPAGAAGESAPGKAATVEAAPAKPPRRSVRLTHPDRLYWPDAGVTKEGLADYYTAVWRSIAPFIVGRPLALLRCPEGITGPSFFQKHAWKGIGAAIRQVQDPKDKNGQSFLAIDDLDGLIGLVQSAVLEIHPWGSTLADWERPDTLTMDLDPGEGVPWDAVIEAARETKARLEQAGLAAFVKTSGGKGLHVVSPLKPKAEWPAIKAFAKGLADAMAADSPDRYVATITKSKRRGKILVDYLRNQRGMTAVAPYSTRARPGAPVSMPLTWEELDPNVGPAYFTVANTPTRLTARGSDPWEGFRAAAAPVEPRG from the coding sequence ATGGCCGAGACGCCCGCACCGCTGGAGCGATATCGCCGCAAGCGCGACTTCGACGCCACGCCGGAACCACGCGGTGGCCGGACACAGAGATCCCGCACGAAGGGAGCCGCCTCCGGGGCCGGCGGCAGCTTCGTCGTGCAGAAGCACGACGCGCGGCGGCTGCACTACGATTTCCGCCTGGAGATGGACGGCGTCCTGAAGAGCTGGGCCGTCACGCGGGGGCCAAGCCTCGTTCCGGGAGAGAAGCGGCTGGCGGTGCACGTCGAGGATCACCCGCTCGATTATGGCGGCTTCGAGGGCACGATCCCCAAGGGCCAGTATGGCGGCGGCACCGTGATCGTGTGGGATCGCGGGACATGGACGCCGATCGGCGATCCGCACAAGGCCTACAAGAAAGGCCATCTCGAATTCGAACTGCACGGCGACAAGCTCGCCGGGCGCTGGCACCTCGTGCGCATGCACGGCAAGCCCGGCGAAACCCGCGAGAACTGGCTCCTGATCAAGGGGGAGGACGCGTTCGCCCGCACCGCCGAACAGGTGGACGTGCTGGAAGAACGCCCCGAGTCCGTGAAGACGGGCCGGACGATCGCCGAGGTGGCGGACGCAGCGGAAGGCGCGCCGAAGACCCGGCGGAAGGCGCCGGGGAAGACCTCCGCCGAGCCTGCCAGGACTTCTGCCGGAAAAACCTCTGCCGCCAAAACCGCTACCACCAAGACCGCTACCACCAAGACCTCTGCCTCGAAGGCGTCTGCCGCAAAGGCACCTGCCAAGAAGACGCGCCGGAAGGCGGCCGCGCCGGATGGCGGGGCCGGAGCCGACGCGGCGGCCTCGAAAAGACCCGATTCGTCCGCCCTCAAGGGCGCGCGCGAGGCCACCCTGCCCGACTTCGTCCCGCCCGCACTGGCGACGCTGGTGGCGAAGGCGCCAAGCGGCGCCCGCTGGCTGCACGAGATCAAGTTCGACGGCTATCGGCTGGAGGCGCGGATCGAGAACGGCAAGGTCTCGCTCCTGACCCGCAGCGGGCTCGACTGGACCGAGAAGTTCGGCGCGGACGTGGTTGCCGCCCTCAAGGCGCTGCCGGCGAAGACCGCGCTGATCGACGGCGAGATGGTGGTCGAGAACGATGCCGGTGCCTCGGACTTCTCGGCGCTGCAGGCGGACCTGAGTGCCGGGCGGAACGACCGCTTCGTGTTCTATGCCTTCGACCTTCTCCATCTCGACGGCTACGACCTGACGGGAGCACCGCTGTCGGCGCGCAAGGACGTGCTGGCCCGCCTGCTGCCGGCGGACGGAGGCAAGCTGCGCTATAGCCAGCATTTCGAGGAAAGCGGCGCGCTGGTGCTGCAACACGCCTGCCGGCTGAGCCTCGAAGGCGTCGTCTCCAAGGATCGCGACGCGCCCTACCGCTCCGGGCGCGGCCGCGCCGGCGACAAGGCGACCTGGGTCAAGTCCAAGTGCTCGGCACGGCAGGAATTCGTCATCGGCGGCTATGTGCCGTCCTCGACCTCGCGGCGGGCGATCGGCTCGCTCGTGCTCGGCGTCTATGACGATGGCGAACTGCGTCATGTCGGCCGTGTCGGCACCGGCTTCAGCGCGGCGGTCGCGGAGGACCTGTTTCGCCGCCTCGAACCGATGGCGCGCAAAACGAGCCCGTTCGCGGGCCGGCTCACAGCCGAGGAGAGCCGTCACGCCCGCTTCGTCGAGCCCGAGCTCGTGGCCGAAGTGGAATTCCGGGCGTGGACCGCCGACCACCACCTGCGCCACGCCTCGTTCCGCGGCCTTCGCGACGACAAGCCCGCGCGCGAGATCGTGGAGGAGAAGCCGGCGGGAGCCGCGGGGGAGAGCGCGCCCGGGAAAGCCGCGACGGTGGAGGCGGCACCGGCGAAGCCGCCGCGCCGGTCCGTGCGCCTCACCCATCCGGACCGCCTCTACTGGCCGGATGCCGGCGTCACCAAGGAAGGGCTCGCCGATTATTACACGGCCGTCTGGCGCTCCATCGCGCCCTTCATCGTCGGCCGGCCGCTGGCCCTGCTGCGCTGTCCCGAAGGCATCACCGGCCCGTCCTTCTTCCAGAAGCACGCCTGGAAGGGCATCGGCGCCGCGATCCGGCAGGTGCAGGACCCCAAGGACAAGAACGGTCAGAGCTTCCTCGCCATCGACGACCTCGACGGCCTGATCGGGCTCGTGCAGTCCGCGGTGCTGGAAATCCATCCCTGGGGCTCGACCCTTGCGGACTGGGAGCGGCCGGACACCCTGACCATGGACCTCGATCCCGGGGAAGGCGTGCCGTGGGACGCGGTGATCGAGGCGGCGCGCGAGACGAAGGCGCGGCTGGAGCAGGCGGGCCTCGCGGCGTTCGTGAAGACCTCCGGCGGCAAGGGCCTGCACGTCGTCTCGCCCCTGAAGCCGAAGGCCGAATGGCCGGCGATCAAGGCGTTCGCCAAGGGGCTTGCCGACGCGATGGCGGCCGACAGCCCCGACCGGTATGTCGCGACCATCACCAAGTCGAAGCGGCGGGGCAAGATCCTGGTCGACTATCTCCGCAACCAGCGCGGCATGACGGCGGTCGCGCCCTACTCCACTCGCGCCCGGCCCGGGGCACCGGTCTCGATGCCGCTGACGTGGGAAGAGCTCGATCCCAATGTCGGCCCGGCCTACTTCACCGTCGCCAACACCCCGACGCGGCTCACCGCGCGCGGCAGCGATCCATGGGAGGGATTCAGGGCGGCGGCGGCGCCGGTCGAGCCGCGCGGGTAG